In one Sebastes umbrosus isolate fSebUmb1 chromosome 13, fSebUmb1.pri, whole genome shotgun sequence genomic region, the following are encoded:
- the itgb2 gene encoding integrin beta-2 — translation MDMCWLFALLLLMGRDGLCQQEEVCTKSLINSCGDCIRSGPYCVWCHQLNFTKAGEQEAVRCETKAKLMERGCKMEEMISPENNVTIVKKDPLSESFNQQQQQPVQLSPQRISLKLRPGLPTTFSVSFKRVQGYPVDLYYLMDLSYSMKDDLEFVKELGQSLFAALNKITEHAQIGFGAFVDKTVLPYTNTNKEKLLKPCDESDQQCQAAFGYRHVLSMTPRKDEFNKKVTQQFISGNLDSPEGSLDAMMQAAVCGDKIGWRNSSTRLIVLTTDDGFHMAGDGKLAGILEPNDERCHMENNLYTQSTEMDYPSVGQLARQLKKNNIQPIFAVTENVKSVYKELSGMIPKSEVGVLSGDSKNVVELIERAYSRLSSKVTLTHDNLPDGVRVVYTPKCKDPGPESESEGICDNVPVATAISFDVTVTALSCMEEKSFTIRPLGIKDTLTVTVSTNCECQCKDPLGTSTHCKDKGRVSCGICSCNEGFIGQFCECSIGNKDERTLRASCQRQNGTECEGQGDCVCGRCLCHTTVTGSSYHGVYCECDDEHCERFQNKLCGGNGKCNCGTCECDLGFEGSACQCKSSVEGCRTPENTVCHGRGTCRCNRCECNEGYQHPRCKTCLGCSDPCQTKLNCIECRGFQSGPFEKNCSEACSQITYMMVDQFNIQSKKCHQKDSNGCWIDFNLEQLLGVDNYYAEIKKERECPEPPSVIAIIGGSIAAVAIIGILLLMLIKGLLHLKDLKEFKKFENEKKKSKWAEAENPLFQTATTTVANPTFTGE, via the exons ATGGATATGTGTTGGCTGTTTGCTCTGCTCCTGCTGATGGGCAGAGATG gACTGTGTCAACAAGAGGAAGTTTGCACGAAGTCGTTGATCAACTCCTGTGGTGACTGTATCAGATCTGGGCCATACTGTGTGTGGTGTCACCAGCTG AATTTCACCAAAGCAGGGGAGCAGGAAGCAGTACGCTGTGAAACCAAAGCTAAGTTGATGGAGAGAGGCTGCAAGATGGAAGAAATGATCTCCCCTGAAAACAATGTAACGATTGTAAAGAAAGATCCTCTGTCCGAGTCATTCaaccaacagcagcaacagcccGTCCAGCTGAGTCCACAGAGGATTAGTCTGAAACTGCGACCTG GGCTTCCTACCACATTCTCTGTTTCTTTTAAAAGAGTTCAGGGTTATCCAGTTGATCTCTACTACCTGATGGACCTGTCTTACTCCATGAAAGATGACTTGGAATTTGTCAAAGAGCTGGGACAAAGTCTTTTTGCAGCACTGAATAAAATCACTGAACATGCTCAAATAG GGTTTGGTGCCTTTGTTGATAAGACCGTCCTCCCTTACACGAACACCAACAAGGAGAAACTGTTGAAGCCGTGTGATGAGAGTGACCAGCAGTGCCAGGCTGCCTTTGGCTACAGACACGTGCTTAGTATGACACCAAGGAAAGATGAGTTCAACAAAAAAGTGACCCAGCAGTTCATTTCTGGGAACTTGGACTCTCCAGAAGGGAGTCTTGATGCCATGATGCAGGCTGCTGTATGCGGG GACAAAATAGGTTGGAGGAACAGCAGCACTCGACTGATTGTGCTGACCACTGATGATGGATTCCACATGGCCGGGGATGGAAAACTAGCTGGCATACTGGAACCCAATGATGAACGGTGCCACATGGAAAACAACCTTTATACCCAGAGCACTGAGATG GACTACCCATCTGTTGGACAACTGGCTAGacagctgaaaaaaaacaatatccaGCCGATATTTGCGGTGACAGAAAATGTGAAGAGTGTGTACAAA GAACTCTCCGGGATGATTCCAAAATCAGAGGTGGGAGTTCTGTCAGGGGATTCTAAAAACGTTGTTGAATTGATTGAGAGGGCCTACAGC AGGCTGTCCTCCAAAGTAACCTTGACCCACGACAATCTGCCTGATGGCGTGAGAGTTGTCTACACCCCTAAATGCAAAGATCCAGGACCAGAAAGCGAGAGTGAAGGGATTTGTGACAATGTACCAGTGGCAACGGCG ATTTCTTttgatgtcacagtgacagcCCTCTCATGTATGGAGGAGAAGTCTTTCACTATCAGACCACTGGGCATTAAAGACACATTGACGGTGACCGTATCTACAAATTGTGAGTGTCAATGTAAGGACCCACTGGGCACAAGCACACACTGCAAGGACAAGGGAAGAGTCAGCTGTGGTATTTGCAG CTGCAACGAAGGCTTCATCGGTCAGTTCTGTGAGTGCTCCATTGGCAACAAAGACGAGCGAACCCTGCGTGCATCCTGTCAGAGGCAGAATGGCACAGAGTGCGAGGGTCAAGGAGACTGCGTGTGTGGCAGGTGCCTGTGCCACACCACAGTCACCGGAAGCAGTTACCATGGTGTCTACTGCGAGTGTGACGATGAACACTGCGAGAGGTTCCAGAATAAACTATGTGGAG GAAACGGCAAGTGCAACTGTGGCACATGTGAATGCGATTTAGGCTTCGAGGGCTCAGCCTGTCAGTGTAAGTCGTCTGTGGAAGGCTGTCGTACCCCTGAGAACACCGTGTGCCATGGTAGAGGGACCTGCAGGTGTAACCGCTGTGAATGTAACGAGGGATACCAGCATCCACGATGCAAGACATGCCTCGGCTGCTCTGACCCTTGCCAGACCAAACT GAACTGCATTGAATGCCGCGGCTTTCAATCAGGTCCCtttgaaaaaaactgcagtgaGGCTTGCAGCCAGATTACTTACATGATGGTAGATCAGTTCAACATACAAAGCAAGAAGTGCCATCAGAAGGACTCGAATGGCTGCTGGATCGACTTTAATCTGGAACAGTTGCTCGGAGTGGACAACTACTACGCTGAAattaagaaagagagag AATGTCCGGAACCACCCAGCGTCATAGCTATCATCGGAGGCTCCATTGCGGCGGTGGCTATCATTGGCATCCTGCTGCTGATGCTCATCAAGGGACTTCTCCACCTGAAGGACCTGAAAGAGTTCAagaaatttgaaaatgaaaagaagaaatCCAAGTGGGCAGAG GCTGAGAACCCCCTGTTCCAGACTGCCACCACCACTGTTGCCAACCCGACCTTCACTGGTGAATGA